One genomic segment of Methanothermobacter wolfeii includes these proteins:
- the moaA gene encoding GTP 3',8-cyclase MoaA, translating to MHIQDNYRRPLLSLRISLTSRCNVNCFYCHRDGIVPSSGEISADDVKNICSVAADLGVKKIRLSGGEPLIRSDIVEIVEGINDVGFRDISITTNGTLLEEYSGPLKDAGLDRVNVSFDTLNPETYRFITKRDYLERVKSGIKSAVDAGLYPVKINMVVLRGVNHHEIWDMFDFCRENGAVLQLIELLKTDNCPDGMDRYHCDMNRIEEKLSRMADEIRTRKFMQDRKKYYIGDGEVEVVRPMDNTRFCANCTRLRVTPDGKLKPCLLRNDNLVDTGEALRNNDTEMLRRLFLEAIGRRSPYYHQDG from the coding sequence ATGCATATCCAGGATAATTACAGGAGGCCCCTCCTATCCCTGAGGATATCCCTCACCAGTCGCTGTAATGTGAACTGTTTCTACTGTCACAGGGATGGGATTGTTCCATCTTCAGGGGAGATATCGGCAGATGATGTGAAAAACATATGCAGTGTTGCAGCGGATCTCGGTGTGAAGAAGATACGCCTCTCAGGTGGTGAGCCCCTGATCCGCAGCGACATAGTTGAGATAGTTGAGGGGATAAATGATGTGGGGTTCAGGGACATATCCATAACCACCAATGGAACCCTCCTTGAAGAATACAGCGGCCCCCTGAAGGATGCCGGACTTGACAGGGTCAACGTCAGTTTTGACACCCTCAACCCCGAAACGTACAGGTTCATAACAAAAAGGGATTATCTTGAAAGGGTTAAATCCGGTATAAAAAGCGCTGTGGATGCGGGTCTCTACCCTGTCAAGATAAACATGGTGGTTCTCAGGGGTGTGAATCATCATGAAATATGGGACATGTTCGATTTCTGCCGGGAAAATGGGGCTGTTCTTCAGCTTATAGAACTCCTGAAGACCGATAACTGTCCCGATGGCATGGACAGGTATCACTGTGACATGAACCGCATTGAAGAGAAGCTCTCAAGGATGGCTGATGAGATCAGGACCAGGAAGTTCATGCAGGACCGTAAAAAATACTATATAGGTGATGGTGAAGTCGAGGTTGTGAGGCCCATGGACAACACAAGGTTCTGTGCGAACTGCACTAGGCTCAGGGTTACCCCTGACGGCAAACTCAAACCCTGCCTCCTCAGAAACGATAACCTTGTTGACACCGGTGAGGCCCTCAGGAATAATGATACTGAAATGCTGCGCCGGCTCTTCCTTGAAGCCATAGGCAGAAGATCACCCTACTACCATCAGGACGGCTAG
- the mobB gene encoding molybdopterin-guanine dinucleotide biosynthesis protein B, whose amino-acid sequence MKIVGVTGTKDSGKTVLVEKLVEGLAGEGYRTATLKHSHVGFDFPGRDTDRHRKAGAEIVVGAGRETFFLLERELDLEEIVAVIDVLDGVDFLIVEGFKSMEYANFSTSTPNEFTLKVVDPFKLEDVDELIDLIKRRSYGLLQGLDCGKCGFKSCSEFAASKVRGYADEVDCRSQPEKALLRINGRPVPMNPFVQEFISKTVLGMVDALDTENLKIEKVDLIIKVQRNR is encoded by the coding sequence ATGAAGATTGTGGGAGTTACAGGTACAAAGGACAGCGGCAAGACTGTCCTTGTGGAGAAACTGGTTGAGGGACTTGCCGGTGAGGGCTACAGGACCGCCACCCTCAAGCACAGCCATGTAGGATTCGATTTCCCGGGCAGAGACACCGACAGGCACCGTAAAGCAGGTGCAGAGATCGTTGTGGGTGCCGGGAGGGAAACATTCTTTCTGCTGGAGAGGGAACTGGACCTTGAGGAGATAGTGGCCGTCATCGATGTCCTTGATGGTGTGGATTTCCTTATCGTGGAGGGCTTCAAGTCAATGGAGTATGCCAACTTCTCCACATCAACACCCAATGAGTTCACCCTGAAGGTGGTTGATCCCTTCAAGCTTGAGGATGTGGATGAACTCATTGACCTCATCAAAAGGAGAAGTTACGGTCTGCTGCAGGGCCTTGACTGTGGAAAGTGCGGTTTTAAGTCCTGCAGTGAATTTGCAGCCTCCAAGGTCAGGGGCTATGCTGATGAAGTGGACTGCAGGAGTCAGCCTGAAAAGGCCCTCCTCAGAATAAACGGACGGCCGGTGCCCATGAACCCCTTCGTCCAGGAGTTCATATCAAAGACAGTCCTCGGTATGGTTGACGCCCTGGATACAGAAAACCTTAAAATTGAGAAGGTTGATCTCATCATAAAGGTTCAGAGGAACAGATGA
- a CDS encoding 2Fe-2S iron-sulfur cluster-binding protein, which yields MTGTIKFKIDGEWVEASPGMTILEAALANGIYIPHLCFSDVTEPFGGCKLCLVESEGRLVTACENPAEEGMNIVSESGRINRIRRNTVSLIITNHSRDCLTCRKSGDCKLQEVASYLDVSEDDLERLRMDLKDVPPDDSNPFS from the coding sequence ATGACGGGAACCATAAAATTTAAAATTGACGGAGAATGGGTTGAAGCATCACCCGGGATGACAATCCTTGAGGCAGCCCTTGCAAACGGCATCTACATACCTCACTTATGTTTCAGTGATGTTACCGAACCCTTCGGTGGCTGCAAGCTCTGCCTGGTTGAAAGTGAGGGGAGGCTTGTAACAGCATGCGAAAACCCTGCTGAGGAAGGGATGAATATAGTATCCGAGTCCGGGAGGATAAACAGGATCCGCAGGAATACAGTGTCGCTTATAATAACAAACCACAGCAGGGACTGTCTCACATGCCGTAAATCAGGGGACTGCAAACTCCAGGAGGTCGCATCCTATCTGGACGTCTCTGAGGATGACCTTGAAAGGCTGAGGATGGACCTGAAGGATGTTCCACCAGATGACTCAAACCCCTTTTCATAA
- the fdhF gene encoding formate dehydrogenase subunit alpha, with amino-acid sequence MCEYVGAEAIDFAYRGHDTKIAAFLDRDIMDSPCVSCGECVEACPVGALSPRTEKPSSEVKTVCPYCGAGCEIHLGVRGGRVVSARGVRESPVNRGNLCVKGRFGLKFVNSPERLKKPLMKVDGRFVEVEWDEAIKFIAERLSEYGGSEFAAVASAKCTNEENYLLQKFTRAVMGSGNIDHCARLCHAPSVAGLKMSLGSGAMTNSIDELRDAACILAVGTNATETHPITGYRVLEAVRGGSRLLVIDPRITRLSEAADIHLRNRPGTDLYLIMAMSRFIIEEELQDTDFIGSRTDGFDEFREELFKLDLDEVQEITGVPLEDIRRAARIYASNSPASIIYSMGVTQHVNGTGNVLALSNLALLTGNIGMPSAGINPLRGQNNVQGSCDMGALPDLLPGYQGLDDPEALEKFSRAWDSEIPDYGKILPEIFEDAAGGRIKAMYIMGENPLLSEPDIGKVREAFEKLELLIVQDIFLTETSELADVVLPAASFAEKDGTFTNTERRVQLIRKAIDPPGDAKPDWWIISRIAEAMGSGEFSYETSEEIFDEIRGLVPSYAGLSYDRLESGGIQWPCRSQEDEGTPYLHADEFPKPGGRASFIVPGYQLPEGPSDEYPMILLTGRNLYQYHTRSMTARVRGLERFLGTEELLMNPEDAESLGVLDGDEVRVTSVRGSITVGVRVTERVMKGTVFMTFHFAESPANSLTSPVRDPVSGMPGLKATPVNIKPCK; translated from the coding sequence GTGTGTGAATATGTGGGTGCAGAGGCCATTGACTTCGCCTACAGGGGCCATGACACAAAAATAGCAGCATTCCTTGACAGGGATATCATGGATTCCCCATGCGTATCCTGCGGTGAATGCGTTGAGGCATGCCCGGTGGGAGCCCTTTCCCCAAGGACAGAGAAACCATCCAGTGAGGTTAAGACCGTCTGCCCCTACTGCGGTGCTGGATGCGAGATACACCTGGGTGTGAGGGGCGGCAGGGTTGTGTCTGCAAGGGGGGTCCGTGAGAGTCCTGTTAACAGGGGCAACCTCTGTGTGAAGGGGCGTTTCGGATTAAAATTTGTTAACAGTCCTGAAAGGCTTAAAAAACCCCTCATGAAGGTTGATGGAAGGTTCGTTGAGGTTGAATGGGATGAGGCAATAAAATTCATTGCGGAAAGACTATCGGAGTATGGTGGAAGCGAATTTGCTGCAGTAGCATCTGCAAAGTGCACAAATGAGGAGAATTATCTTCTGCAGAAGTTTACAAGGGCCGTTATGGGGTCAGGGAACATTGACCACTGTGCAAGGCTATGCCACGCACCATCCGTTGCAGGACTTAAAATGAGCCTTGGAAGCGGGGCCATGACAAACTCCATTGATGAGCTGAGGGATGCTGCGTGCATCCTTGCTGTCGGGACCAATGCAACAGAGACCCACCCCATAACCGGATACAGGGTCCTTGAGGCCGTCCGGGGAGGGTCAAGGCTTCTGGTGATAGATCCAAGAATAACAAGGCTCTCTGAGGCTGCTGATATTCATCTGAGGAACCGGCCAGGGACTGACCTTTACCTGATAATGGCCATGTCAAGGTTCATAATTGAGGAGGAGCTCCAGGACACGGATTTCATTGGATCAAGAACAGATGGATTTGATGAATTCAGGGAGGAACTGTTTAAACTGGATCTTGATGAGGTCCAGGAAATCACGGGTGTTCCACTTGAGGATATAAGGAGAGCGGCCAGGATATATGCTTCAAACTCACCGGCGTCCATAATTTATTCAATGGGGGTCACGCAGCATGTTAATGGAACAGGGAACGTCCTTGCCCTCAGCAACCTCGCCCTTCTCACTGGTAACATTGGGATGCCCTCGGCAGGCATCAACCCCCTCAGGGGTCAGAATAATGTGCAGGGCTCCTGTGACATGGGGGCCCTGCCAGATCTTTTACCTGGCTATCAGGGCCTCGATGATCCTGAAGCCCTGGAGAAATTCAGCAGGGCCTGGGATTCGGAGATACCGGATTATGGTAAAATCTTACCCGAGATCTTTGAGGATGCTGCAGGTGGAAGGATAAAGGCCATGTACATAATGGGTGAAAACCCCCTCCTCAGCGAACCCGACATAGGGAAGGTCAGGGAGGCCTTTGAAAAACTTGAATTACTTATAGTACAGGACATATTCCTCACAGAGACCTCTGAACTTGCGGATGTTGTATTACCAGCAGCATCATTCGCTGAAAAGGATGGAACCTTTACAAACACTGAACGAAGGGTTCAGCTCATAAGAAAGGCCATTGACCCTCCAGGGGATGCTAAACCAGACTGGTGGATAATATCAAGGATCGCCGAGGCCATGGGATCCGGGGAGTTCAGTTATGAAACATCTGAGGAAATCTTTGATGAGATAAGGGGGCTTGTCCCCTCCTATGCGGGTCTGTCATATGACCGGCTGGAGTCTGGAGGTATTCAGTGGCCCTGCAGGTCTCAGGAGGATGAGGGAACCCCCTATCTCCATGCCGATGAGTTCCCGAAACCGGGTGGAAGGGCATCCTTCATTGTACCGGGCTACCAGTTACCTGAAGGACCATCAGATGAGTATCCAATGATCCTTTTAACAGGAAGGAACCTTTACCAGTACCATACCCGCTCCATGACAGCCAGGGTCAGGGGACTTGAAAGGTTCTTAGGGACTGAGGAACTCCTAATGAACCCGGAGGACGCCGAATCCCTCGGTGTCCTTGATGGTGATGAGGTCAGGGTAACCTCAGTGAGGGGTTCCATCACCGTGGGGGTCAGGGTCACAGAAAGGGTTATGAAGGGAACGGTCTTCATGACATTCCACTTTGCTGAAAGCCCTGCAAACAGCCTTACATCCCCTGTCAGGGATCCTGTTTCAGGAATGCCGGGTCTGAAGGCCACTCCTGTTAATATAAAGCCCTGTAAATAA
- a CDS encoding helix-turn-helix domain-containing protein has protein sequence MPKHLVSGLKYIAAVNLTKQGYSQKEIAEALDMNRSTVSHYLNGRNLSWKSIEVAKIITEMCPRDFLLLTHSLTQNTEITRTIIRTCQKKKFRATIRNSCIGCGLCVDTCLMKAITLRDLKAHIESEMCCGCLICVEMCPTNSIEIKEVEFDGNNRSN, from the coding sequence ATGCCGAAACATCTAGTTTCTGGACTCAAATACATAGCAGCGGTAAACTTGACAAAACAGGGCTATTCCCAGAAAGAGATAGCTGAAGCTCTAGACATGAACAGATCAACTGTTTCTCACTACCTCAATGGAAGAAACCTTTCATGGAAGTCAATAGAGGTTGCAAAGATAATAACAGAGATGTGTCCAAGGGACTTTCTTCTTCTAACACACTCCCTTACACAGAACACGGAGATTACAAGGACAATCATCAGAACCTGTCAGAAAAAGAAATTCAGGGCTACTATCAGGAACTCGTGTATTGGGTGCGGTCTATGTGTGGACACATGCCTCATGAAGGCCATAACTTTAAGAGACCTCAAGGCACATATAGAATCTGAAATGTGCTGCGGCTGCCTTATATGTGTTGAGATGTGTCCAACTAACTCTATAGAAATAAAGGAGGTAGAATTTGATGGAAACAACCGAAGTAATTGA
- the fwdF gene encoding tungsten-dependent formylmethanofuran dehydrogenase subunit FwdF encodes METTEVIEGKNITVERTGEENRRLIFQDCLCAVCGLCGEICPVSAIEVNPTGAMVRTEQEKSKIAIDENKCVLCGMCSSICPFQALDLQIDGTSIKELAEYPKIIKSAEIDDETCIQCKACETACPQDAITITRELPERKDLVTGEIEIDKDTCIYCGMCEEMCPVDAIEIDHQTPSSASPVVATDIRVDEDKCVHCGICKRICPVDAIMQVCRICPYGEYEIKTPEVTGTSYIDPELCVNCGWCQEICPVDAATVTKPFEGELIIDQDTCQACETCVMVCPCNVLSFPKPEKPGEKTTKLHKDERFCIYCGACERSCPVTAITVKRNRINTTPIRSKAWKNAFDSLLK; translated from the coding sequence ATGGAAACAACCGAAGTAATTGAAGGTAAGAACATTACCGTTGAGCGGACCGGTGAAGAGAACAGAAGGTTGATCTTCCAGGACTGTCTCTGCGCTGTATGCGGATTATGCGGTGAAATATGTCCTGTCAGTGCAATCGAAGTCAATCCAACAGGTGCAATGGTAAGAACAGAACAGGAAAAATCCAAGATAGCTATAGATGAGAATAAATGCGTTCTCTGCGGTATGTGCAGTTCAATCTGCCCCTTCCAGGCCCTTGATCTTCAGATTGATGGAACATCAATAAAAGAACTTGCAGAGTATCCAAAGATCATAAAATCAGCTGAAATAGACGATGAAACATGTATACAGTGCAAGGCCTGTGAAACAGCATGTCCACAGGACGCCATAACCATCACAAGGGAACTCCCTGAAAGGAAGGATCTCGTAACAGGGGAAATCGAGATAGACAAGGACACCTGCATATACTGTGGAATGTGTGAGGAGATGTGCCCTGTTGATGCAATTGAAATAGACCACCAGACACCAAGCTCTGCAAGCCCGGTGGTTGCAACCGATATACGCGTTGACGAGGACAAATGTGTACACTGCGGCATATGTAAGAGAATCTGTCCGGTTGACGCCATAATGCAGGTCTGCAGGATCTGCCCATACGGTGAATACGAGATCAAGACCCCCGAGGTCACAGGAACATCCTACATCGACCCGGAACTCTGTGTCAACTGTGGATGGTGCCAGGAGATCTGCCCTGTCGACGCCGCAACAGTAACAAAGCCCTTCGAAGGTGAACTCATAATCGACCAGGACACATGCCAGGCATGTGAAACCTGCGTGATGGTCTGCCCCTGCAACGTACTGTCATTCCCAAAACCAGAAAAACCCGGTGAGAAAACAACCAAACTCCACAAGGATGAAAGATTCTGCATATACTGCGGTGCATGTGAAAGATCCTGCCCTGTAACTGCAATAACCGTCAAGAGGAACAGGATAAACACAACACCAATCAGATCAAAGGCATGGAAAAACGCTTTTGACTCACTACTCAAATAA
- a CDS encoding 4Fe-4S binding protein, with protein MAIGLKAYPELCHGCGNCVIACPVNALRSPEVAGGKGPTDDVEIIMIVEDGVVNIKNPDLCGKCGTCVESCPVDAIRLEELE; from the coding sequence ATGGCAATTGGACTTAAAGCATATCCTGAACTCTGCCATGGATGTGGAAACTGTGTGATTGCATGTCCAGTAAACGCCCTCAGAAGCCCGGAGGTTGCCGGTGGAAAGGGACCAACAGATGACGTGGAAATCATCATGATAGTTGAGGACGGAGTCGTTAACATAAAAAACCCTGATCTATGCGGAAAATGCGGTACATGTGTTGAAAGCTGCCCCGTAGATGCAATCAGACTGGAGGAATTAGAATGA
- the fwdD gene encoding tungsten-dependent formylmethanofuran dehydrogenase subunit FwdD, which produces MRVILNTGRTIWQGQAIESGKDLKMYVDAAAIIQMNPEMMKQLGIAEGDNVKVISEYGDVVVKAVEAKEPLPEGMVYIPMGPWANRVIRPYTDSTATPSFKNIPVEIIPTDEEVLDMPTLMKVYGKVGQI; this is translated from the coding sequence ATGAGGGTTATACTCAACACAGGAAGGACGATCTGGCAGGGCCAGGCCATAGAATCAGGCAAGGACCTGAAGATGTATGTTGATGCAGCTGCAATAATTCAGATGAACCCTGAAATGATGAAGCAGCTGGGAATCGCTGAAGGAGACAACGTAAAGGTCATTTCAGAGTACGGTGACGTGGTTGTAAAGGCAGTGGAGGCAAAAGAACCCCTCCCTGAAGGAATGGTCTACATACCCATGGGTCCATGGGCCAACAGGGTTATAAGGCCATACACAGACTCAACAGCAACTCCAAGCTTCAAAAACATCCCCGTGGAGATCATACCAACTGATGAAGAAGTTCTTGACATGCCAACCCTCATGAAGGTCTATGGGAAGGTAGGTCAGATCTAA